Proteins from a single region of Megachile rotundata isolate GNS110a chromosome 7, iyMegRotu1, whole genome shotgun sequence:
- the Fdh gene encoding alcohol dehydrogenase class-3 Fdh, whose protein sequence is MSSTEGKVIKCKAAVAWEAKKPLSLEEVEVAPPKAHEVRIKVVSVALCHTDAYTLDGLDPEGVFPCILGHEGSGIVESVGEGVTEFQPGDHVIPLYIPQCGDCKFCNSPKTNLCSKIRATQGKGVMPDGTSRFTCKGKTIAHFMGCSTFSEYTVVADISLAKIDPAAPFDKVCLLGCGVPTGYGAALNTAKVEPGSTCAIWGLGAVGLAVAFGCKKAGAKRIIGVDVNPSKFEYAKTFGCTEFVNPKDHNKPIQDVLIELTDGGLDYTFECVGNVNTMRAALESCHKGWGTSVIVGVAAAGQEISTRPFQLVTGRVWKGSAFGGWKSKESVPKLVKEYLSKSLILDEFITHTLPFEKINEGFDLLHSGKCLRAVLQY, encoded by the exons gtAATCAAATGCAAAGCTGCAGTAGCATGGGAAGCAAAGAAACCTCTTTCACTTGAAGAGGTTGAAGTTGCTCCACCAAAGGCACATGAAGTAAGAATTAAGGTTGTGTCTGTAGCTTTGTGTCATACGGATGCTTACACTCTGGATGGATTAGATCCAGAAGGAGTTTTCCCATGTATTCTTGGCCATGAGGGTAGTGGTATTGTTGAAAGTGTTGGAGAAGGAGTTACAGAATTTCAACCTG GTGACCATGTAATTCCATTGTACATTCCTCAATGTGGAGACTGTAAGTTCTGTAACTCTCCAAAGACAAATTTGTGTAGCAAGATTCGTGCTACACAAGGAAAGGGTGTGATGCCAGATGGTACTTCTAGATTTACTTGCAAAGGAAAGACAATTGCTCATTTCATGGGTTGTTCAACTTTCTCAGAATATACAGTAGTAGCAGATATTTCTTTGGCTAAG ATCGATCCTGCTGCACCATTTGATAAAGTATGTTTATTGGGATGTGGAGTACCTACTGGATATGGCGCTGCTCTTAACACTGCTAAAGTAGAGCCTGGAAGTACATGTGCTATTTGGGGATTGGGTGCAGTTGGATTGGCAGTTGCGTTTGGTTGTAAGAAAGCTGGTGCTAAGCGTATCATTGGAGTGGATGTGAATCCAAGCAAATTTGAGTATG CTAAAACCTTTGGATGTACTGAATTTGTGAATCCTAAGGATCATAACAAACCAATTCAAGATGTTCTGATAGAATTAACTGACGGTGGATTAGATTATACTTTTGAATGTGTTGGTAATGTAAATACTATG agAGCTGCATTAGAATCTTGTCATAAAGGTTGGGGAACATCAGTTATTGTGGGTGTCGCTGCAGCGGGTCAAGAAATCAGTACTCGTCCCTTCCAATTGGTGACAGGACGAGTTTGGAAAGGATCTGCATTTGGCGGTTGGAAATCAAAGGAAAGTGTACCTAAACTCGTCAAAGAGTACTTGTCCAAATCGTTGATTCTTGATGAATTTATTACACATACTCTTCCGTTTGAAAAGATTAATGAAGGATTTGATTTATTGCACTCAGGCAAATG CTTGAGAGCTGTGCTACAATATTGA